In the genome of Primulina eburnea isolate SZY01 chromosome 13, ASM2296580v1, whole genome shotgun sequence, the window AGAAATAAGTCTTTAAGCTTTGTTATGCTTCTGGAGAATCCAGGCTGGAGATTATCATACGGCTAGCAGCATAGAGTTGCAGCTATGGACCgagtcatgaaattttttagGCCTCTAGAAAGAGAGTCTGCCACCGATgcaaataaaaatacaaatttagtttctccttgttttggACCTCATCTTTCATAGGGAAAAAAACTAGCATTCTTTATGTTAATAAAAAACCGAAGGAATGTCATTGGaaatgtgttttgatttgaatttGATGCATTCAGTACAAAAACCAAAAAGCTGGAGACTTTCAACAAGAATTACGTCCAAGAGCTAATATAAGTTCTGATTATTTCTGATTTTTTTGTCTAAATGGTGTGCACAATCACTTTAGTCAAAAGGATGTCATCATTGATTTGTCTTCCTTTTACAAACCACCTCGTGCTTTATGGAAATAAGCGGCTTTCTCAATTATAATGTCACCAGTAATCATTTGAATCAAATGGAATCTTCTCAACATTTATTTGGTCTCAACATTTATTTGGACTGCTGGTGAAATTTTGGCTTCTTCAATTGCACAATGACTTGTGTTGTCTGAGTATGCCAGAGCTGGGCAGTAGCATCCGGAAGTAAACCAAATTCATGGATGAATTCCGCATTCAAATGATTGCCTTTGTAGCGTCTGATGATACTATATATATTCAGGATTAGTGGTGATTCGGTGAAACCCATAGCATTGCCTTGCCTGGAACACTTTCAAGAGAGGAAGCTTATCATTTAGTGTAAAAATTTGGATATCAATTTTGGACTCTACATTCGATTGAAATGCAAATATCTAGATCGCTTTAACTTTAATTCTTCACAACCATAAATCGTAAATGAATCCTTAGTTCTTCTTAGGTAGGTAATGATATTTGAGCCTTTCAGTAATATTCACCAGTGTCCTAATGATAACAACTTGTAAGGCTGAGAGTACATACAACTTGAGACCAGAGAATTCGGAAAACTTTGGTTAGTCTGACACAAAAAAGCTTGGAAATGAATTCGTAATGTATATCTTGCTTTTGTATAAAGTTGTTTTTTTTTCCTGTGCTTACTATAACTGTTTTGCTTCAGTTCGGGAGGAAATAATCTCGATCTAAAGACTTGCCCACCTTCTGAGCAAACTGCAGAAATAAGTTTATGGGAAAGACTTGGTAAAgctggcatgttagacatcaaaTCAAGCTCCTTCTCCTGGACAACACTTTCTTCTCTTCACCGCACAGAGCACAGTGGAAGTGGTGAGCATTCTGAGGATGAGATGAATAAAGCACTGGAGGTTTGACAGAGAACTTTAATGCATTGATAGATAATGTTATGCCTTTTTTTGGTCTTTATGTGACTTTGATATTGTAATTGCTTCAATGATTAAACTGATGTACGAGAAATTTAGTGCGACAAAATATAATTTGTAGTAAGACAGTCCCAAGTTTGTCGATGTAATATTCCCTGTAAAGTAAAGATGCTCAGCCACAGTAATAATCACACAATATATGCAATTTTGTCCTTAATGTGTTTGTATGTGATAGAACCGGATTTTCTAATTTCTCCATGCATGACGTGTGTTTTCCTTGTACCCTTTTCTTTCAAGTGTGCTAGAGCTTATATTTTCATTGTTTAGAAGTCTTTACTTCTCCTTCTACATGCATGCTTGTCGAATGTAGAGTAAAGCATTTGCTGAAATTAAAAATATGTGATAGGCTATAAAGTTTTGCGGAGAGCATTtgacttttctttttctttttttttttttaccttgaTGCATGTTATCTAATTCTAATTTTGAATTTGGATTCTTATGCCAGTACAGGTTACTGTTAATTCTGGCGGTGTTGTTTTTTTCGCTTTATTCAACCAACCCGAAAATGATGAACATTGTTCTACAGAAGCTGCAGTTGTTATAAAGTTCTCATCATCAAGGATGGCCACTCAGTCTGAACTGCTTGGTTATGAATTTGCAAAATGGCTAGGCGTCCCTACCCCACAGGTTGTATCTCCACGCTTTGACAGTTGTTTGTTAATTAATACACATGAGGTCTAaacttaattttgaaaatttgtccACTGCTTTTCAGGCTAGAATCATTCACAATGTGAGTTCTGAGTGGCTGGAAATCAAGGAGGCCGCAGAAAAAGTAAAAGATGCTGCTATTATTCAAGGGAATGAACTTGCTGAAATGACTTGTTCAGAACTCCTGGAAGCTCTTGAGCTCAGTCGCTGCCTTTTACTTATGAAGTACGTATTGAAAATATTATCATGGCAAGTAATTGCATTAGCAGAAGGCGTACTGCATAGAAAGGCACCAGAATTTCAGCAATTTATGCTAGACCACAATTAAACCTTTTGCCTGATCCAATCTGTCACTAGTGTTATGCACCTACTTCTGTTGGTCCACCAAATTCCTTGCATAGGTCATTGACATCAGGCCAAAAACATTAGCAGCAGTAAGATAGTATATCGGTACCGCTTAAGAAgtcaaaatatcaaaatatgaTGCAGATGTGTTTCAAATTCCTTGCATAGGGCATTATCATCAGGCCAAAAAATAGTGTCATAAGATAGTATCTTGGTACTTTTACAAAAGACTGCATATCAAAATCTGATGCAGATATTTTTCATGTAGAAAGATAGCTATGCTTTGATTACTTTATAAGGGAGAAAGCACTCACCTATGAAGCTGATATTTTATAAGCTCTTGATTTATTTCTCCAAATAATCTTCACATTACAGCTATGTTCATGGGTCTCCTCTATTGGAAAGCTCGAATGCATTTGAATCACAGGAAGCTGCAGGAAAAACAGCTGCAGCTCTAGGCAGGATTTTAATGTTAGACCTTGTCATAAGAAATGAAGATCGTCTTCCTTGTCGCCATCTAAGGTGGCGTGGGAACTATGCAAATTTACTATTGGCTGAAAAATTAACTAGTGCAAATAATGATGCACTAGAGGTTGCTTTTGATTCTGCAATAAAAAGATATAGACCTAAAGTTATCCGGGCACTTCAAAAAGAAATTAGAGCAACTTCTGTTGACAGTGTATTTAACCTTTCTCATCCAGGATTGGTATCTCAGGGTTCTGATGTTTCTAATACAGCAGAATCCACAACGAGTCTCACTTTGAATGAGTCAACTAGCTCTGATTTATATATTGTGGCAATAGATAATGTAGTGCCTCGTAGACCCCCAGCAGGGAAACGTGCAAATGATCAAGCAAATTATCCGAAGCTCATTGAGCTACTTCTTAACAGTTCTGAGTATGCGTCACAACTGTTGCATGAAATTACTGGAGGAAAACTTAAATCTTCACAGCTAGTTACTGATGCAAATGATTTCCGTGGGATTGAGATAAATTCCGCCATCCACGAATTCAGAAGTGGATTTCGAGCAGCACTCAGGGACTTGCAGGGATTTCACATGTTCCTTCTTACCCTTCACCAGAAACTAGATGGCCTCTTACGGGCTTTTCTCAATGTACTTAATAGATCTTCTGGGGATCTTGATAAAGAGGATCCGGCAGTTCCTGAATCTCCAGCACAGGCTAAAGGGACTGAGGTCCCTTGTCCATCTTTACCAAGCAGGGATTGGATCCTTGGCGAGGACAATTTGGATTTGAATGACTCAGAAACACAGAAAATAGCCCTTAGGATTCCATCTTCAGGATCTAAAGAAAGTTCAGACACTTGTTCTCCAATCTCACGTGATTGCTCTTATGGGAAGTTAAGCAAGGGAAGCGGTGAACCGTTGCATAGCTTGAGGTTGACGGCAAAGATTCGGGACTTTCACCGATTTGCGAAGGTTGTCATATGTAGTCATAGAACTTAGTGTTACCTAAAAAGAATTTAACGTTTCTATGCTCTGTTCATTACAAATAGTTTTAGATTGTTTGGTAGTTCAGCAACATGTTGCCTTAATTGGTTGCAACTGATGTTCCAACATGTTACATCCATATCTGTAGAGTTGCTCAAATTTAAGTCTTGTTAATGTCATCCACTGGTATACTGGCAGGCCAATTTCTTATCTTGATTATACTTTGAACTCTGATGCGTTCTCTTAACCTCTTCCTCTAGCACACTGGCCGACCAATTTCATATTTGAATCTAATTTGGACTATGTTACATTCCATTACGTGTGTAGTTATATTAAACATGTTTCTGTAACTATGTTTTTGTTGAACCATGAAGAAACGTGGATTATATTTTAGAATGTTTTAACGTAATTGTTTTCTGTGGATACAATTTATCAAATGATAAGTCTAGGAATTATGCGGAATGAGATTGTTAGTAGCATCATTTCTTTTAATAATTCAATTTATCTTGAATTATTATTTGTTTTACTCACAATTTCCTTTTTGCGGTTTATTTTCCAGGTTGATACAGAGTCAAGCAAAGAACTACAGCAATGGAATGATATGCTTAAAAACGATGCAGTTAAATTGTGCCAGGAGAATAACTTCATCACTGGGTTTTTTGAAGGTAGTGATAATAATTGTGTGGTGGATGCTTATGAGTTGAAGGTGATAACTGCATTCCGACATGCCATATTTTGAGACAACTTAGGTAGTATGCTTTGGTTTTTGTCATGGAATGaccaagtttttttttaaaaaaaatacttaaaATTCAGGTGAGGTTAGAGCACATTCTTGAGAGGATAGGACTGATATCTAACTCAGCAAATACAGAAAAGCCATCAGCTATCTCTGCTACTTTGTTCATTGGTGGGGCACTTGCTGCTCGATCTGTGTACACCCTGCAGCATTTAGGGATTGCTCATATTTTATGTCTGTGCTCCAATGAAATTGGACAATCTGATTCTCAGTTTCCTGAGTTATTCGAGTACCGAAATTTTTCAGTATGTATTTTACAGAATTTGCAGCCTTTTGCTCCACTTTTATATACCTTCCAATTTCTTTTAGGCTGCATTTGGATGGGAAGTATTTAGATTTCAAATGGTTAATTCAAATCCACACTAACTGTTTGGGTAATTCTTAAATCTGTAGATTTTAAATTACGACATCCTTCAATTTATGTTTTTAACCAAAATAGGGAATTTGAAATTCTCAATTGTAGGAGTTTCAACTTCCTTTTATAAACTCATTCAAATAAAATGCTTCCACCCAAATGCAACCTTACTAAATTCTGCTTCGCTTAAAAATTTCTTTGACTTGTTTGGTGATCATGATTTCATCTATGTACAGATATATGACATTGAAGATGCTAACATCAGGGATATCTTTCAAGAAGCACATGATTTTATAGATCATGTGGAACAAATTGGTGGCAAGGTTCTGGTACATTGTTTTGAAGGGAAGAGTAGGAGTGCTACTCTAGTTCTTGCTTATCTAATGCTCAGGAAGTAAGTGCGGACTGATCTTTCTAGTATTTTATCATCTAAGTGGCATGTCCAGGGAGATGTCTGCTTAATTCGTGATGCACGAAGAGGGAGAACCTGTGTCCCAACATGGCCTGCATTCTGTTGATTATTTTTCATGGGAAATAGAAGCGATGAGGTGATGGGTGATGGTTTACTGCCACCAGAAATGACCTGTAATAGGAAAAGCGGGTGGAGGATTCAAGGATAAACCAAATTGTTGTTGTCTCGTCTTACCTTTCTATTACTTTTTCATGTTTAAGTTttaactcaatgcaaatctacAGCATTAATAACATTTTTTTCCGGTGTTGATTAAGGAATAGGAAGATCTGGTCTGGTTGTCCCTTAAGAAAAAAGATTTAACCTCCGCGGTTCTTTCAAATGCAGAAACTTCACTTTACTGGAAGCCTGGAATGCCCTGAAACGAGTTCATCGTAGAGCCCAGCCCAATGATGGTTTTGCGAGGATTCTTTTGGACCTAGATCAGAAGTTGCATGGAAGAGTTTCTATGGAATGGCAACAGCGTAGGCCTACGATGAAGGTTTGCCCTATATGCGGAAAAAATGCTGGTTTAAGCAGCAGTTCTTTAAAGCTTCATTTGCAAAAAGCTCACAGAAAACTATCATCAGGCAGCGTGGACAGTGCCATGAATATGGAAATACAGAAGGCATTGGATGCACTCAAAATAAGTCGAGGCGGGAGTGTCAGCCCCACCCAAAGACAAACTCATTCCATGATTGATGAATAACTGCTGCTTTTGGTGCACTTGCGAGGTATTTTAATGGCAGTCCAATTAAATTTCCTTTCCATTGTTTTGGCTGCCTGATACTTTGTAACTATTTTCCAGGAATTCCAAAAACGTATCTGTGGAATGTTCATGATATGAACCATTTCAAGAAGTCGAACATACACAGGTACTGAATATTGAGGTTTCAGTGATCCAATTGTATATGTTTTAAGGTTAAATTTTGTGGCTTATTCTTTGGTTGTGTAGTGAAAAAATTCCATTTGATTTATTGTAGGAACCATGAGTTGGAAATGTATTTACTGTGTTTGTATAAAATAAGACGTAGCTCTTGCTCTTATTTTTTTGGATACACGTAGCTCTTGCTTTTGAAATACTGAAGTATGTTAcaatataccactcaaataACCTCATGTCTGGTTTATTCTTCTCTCCTggtattaaatttaaatttaagatttattgcatccTCTCCCAGTGTAATCTTAACTTTAAGATTAATTACGTCATTCTCAAGTTTTGTTCGAACTCTGCTTCCTGCTCAGAAATGTACTTAGTTATTAGAATTGTGGAGGGTTCAACGACTTTAGGGAATGCACGTTGATAAAAACACCAGCTCATTTTTTAAAGTGACTACTTGAAAGGTGGAACGAATATTGTCAAAAATTAACAATAATTTAAAAAGTTCACAAGGAAATAAAATTATCCACAAATATGAATTAAGTGAACCATTAAATATATGCCAAATTCACAGACAACAATTTTCGACATAAAATTTTGGAAATTCGATACTAATTTAGGGGAAGGTGTGTTTGATGAATTCGATACGAGTCATTGAGGACTTGAGTAGTTGAGTTAGACTCGACTTATACACAAATGACCAAGCACATATGATAAATCACAATACAACTTATACACAGATGACCAAGCACATGTATAAATGACAAATACATAAATCgtctatatatatcaaattttcATCACTTGTCATTCCTTCAATATCAACCATTGATCTCCCTGACCAAACAATAATAAATCCACTACTATCACATGATACATGATTCTTCGTTTTCCTACCAAATTACCTTGTCATTTAAGACGAAATTTAACTCGATGTTTGCAACATCTTCaccatattttttaaattacttCTGTTCATTAGAATTTCATTTTAGCATCAAGTGTCAATTTCTCAATCACAGCATTTGATAAAAGACGGACATTTTTCCAAAATATCGCTAGCAGGACAAACAACATTTCACCATTAGTAGCATTAAATGCAAAATCTACACTACCACAGGTTCAGGCACCGGTTCTGGAGGTGCACCATTGCTACCGTTGAGAACTACCACGTTGCCATCAGAATCAACATCCACGATGACCGAGTTACCTTCTTTAATATCGCGGGCGAGCATCTTCTCAGCCATACTGTCCTCCAACAGTCTCATGATGGCTCGTCTTAGAGGCCTCGCCCCATAACTCGGGTTGTATCCTTCTTCCACAACCCTATCTCTGAACCGTTCGGTCACTTGAAGTTCTATCTCCTTGGCTTTCAGTCTATCGAATACCTCCTTCAGCATTATATCGGCTATCTCCTTCACCTCAAGCTTGGTAAGCTGTCGGAAAACAATCATTTCATCCAATCTGTTTAAGAATTCTGGTCTGAAATATTGTTTCAGCTCTTCTGTAACCAAACTCTTGATACGGTTGTAACTACTATCCTTCTCATCATAATCTAGATCAAAGCCTATGCGTCGGCCCCCCTTCTCGATTACACTACTTCCAACATTTGATGTCATGATCAAAAGTGTGTTCTTGAAGTCCACCGTCCTACCTTTGCTGTCCGTCAATCTTCCATCCTCCAGAATTTGAAGCATCATGTTGAAGACATCAGGGTGAGCCTTCTCGATCTCATCAAAAAGAACGACTGTGTAAGGGCGGCGCCTCACTGCTTCAGTTAACTGCCCACCTTCGGTATAACCAACATAACCAGGAGGTGACCCAATGAGCTTTGAAACAGTGTGTCTCTCCATGAACTCACTCATATCAAGCCGGATCATAGCTTCTTCGGATCCAAAGTAGTAGGCGGCCAGAGCTTTTGCTAGCTCTGACTTCCCGACACCAGTTGGACCGGAGAAGATGAAGCTAGCAATGGGGCGGTTGGGGTTTTTGAGCCCAACACGGGCACGACGGATAGCACGACTTATGGCTTTGACAGCTTCATCCTGTCCTATGACACGCTTGTGGAGTGTCTCCTCCATCTTGAGAAGGCGATCAGATTCATCTGTGGACACTTTTTCCACAGGGATGCCCGTCCAAGAAGAAACAATATGCTGAATGTCAACTTCTGTTACAACAGGCCCTGTGTCCCCTGCCTCATTTTCTGCCTTGGTCATCTCCTTATTTTTGTCCACAAGAGCAGATATCTGTGCCTTAAGATCCATCTCTCTGTCACGTAGCTCGCCAGCctataattatttaaaccatAAACTAAGTTTGTTCAGAAACTCAAAATCCTAAACCACAAACTAATTAGCCTATCATAGATGCCAGAAAATGATAACCTTCTCAAAATCTTGACTTCGGACAGCCTCATTCTTTTCCTTTGTTATCTGCCTGAGCTCTTTCTCAAGCTCTCTAGCTTCTTCAGGGAGCTGTAGATGAAATGAAAAATGTGTCACAATACATTACATACACTGAAAAGAATTATGATCAGTTAAGAAAGGAAATTACCTGCGCATGGCGAAGTCTGACCCGAGAACCAGCTTCATCAATCAAGTCAATGGCTTTATCAGGCAAAAAACGGTcactgaaattttaaaaaacaaaggTCTTCAAAGAGGTTCAGTGTTGAATAATGAATTCAAATTCTACATACCTGATATATTGATAAGAGAGCTGAGCAGCAGCAACTAAAGATTCGTCAGTGTAACGAAGCTTGTGATGTATTTCATAGCGTTCTCTAAGTCCTCTAAGAATTTGTATGGTTTCATCCACAGTGGGTTCTGGGACTTTGACCGGGCTGAAACCTTCTTTCTAGTGCTGGATCCTTCTCAATATGCTTTCTGTATTCATCTAATGTAGTGGCCCCAATGCACTGCAATTTTATCCATATGCAACATTTGAGTCATAAAACAGAAAATAAAGGTGGAAGGCGGATGTAAATTAGGTTCCCCAATATCATTAAAGACACACTTTTACATGTCAAATTATGGAGCAATATCCAGAAAGCTGTGCTGTTCAAAAATTCAGACTGCAAACGAATGTTTGTATTAGACTTTGCTAACCTGCAATTCACCTCGAGCTAAAGCAGGTTTCAAGATGTTTGCTGCATCAATTGCCCCCTCAGCAGCTCCAGCTCCTATCAACGTATGCACCTCATCAATGAAGAGAATAATTTCATCGCTTTGTTTAATTTCCTCCATCAGTTTTTTCAACCTCTCTTCAAATTCACCCCGGTACTTTGTCCCAGCAACAAGAAGACCCATATCAAGGGTTATAACCTAAGATGATCCATTAGAAATTTACTATTTCGACATTGTTAAAAAAGCAATATTCCAGAAACATAATAATGACAAAAACAAACTGCTGGAACAACAATACCCAATTTTCTAGCTCAACTACACAGTATTCCAAAATCTTTATAATAAACCGTGAATGAATATTAACATACGTAGAACTTTAATTGGGGTAATCAAGTATATGTATGGCTACTGTTGCATTTCACATTCTCCAGTAAATCTCTAATGACAAAATGAAGGAAAATCTATATAGTTTAACCTTTGAAGATGCCGTCACATCATCACCCCCACCTCTTATATCAACTCACAAAATAACTAAAAGTAGAATGTAGGAGGCTTCCAATATTTCTTTTCTTCATAAGAGCTGTTATTACTAGCTTACCTTTTTCCCTTCAATTGTTTCTGGAACATCCCCATTGGCTATTCTCTGAGCAAGACCCTCAGCAATAGCTGTTTTCCCAACACCTGGTTCTCCAATCAGGCAAGGATTATTCTTCGTGCGTCGCCCTAAAATTTGTGTAACACGTTCAATTTGTCCCTGCCTTCCAACAACAGGGTCTAGTTTACCCTGAAAAGGCAGAAAAACCATAACGTATTAGGCCTCCAATTTTCTAATTCAAAGATATCGAGAAGAATAGGAATTACCTCTTCAGCTAGTTTGGTAAGATTTGTACCATACTCCTCCAGAGTAGGCATCTTGTTCCCAGAGCTTCCACCTCCAACACCAGCTCCAACAGCCTCTGCACTCTCACCTACCATTCTAATAACCTACTTGCACCAATGATTCTCTCAGTTTCTTACACATTATCAAGTGGGCAGTGGAAATAAGGTGATGCTTCTTGCCTGTGTTCGAATGTTGTTTGGGTCAGCCCCCAAATTTTCAAGAACTCGTGCTGCCACACCTTCACCTTCACGAAGCAATCCCAGGAGCAAGTGCTCTGATCCAATGTAATTGTGACCTG includes:
- the LOC140808920 gene encoding dual specificity protein phosphatase PHS1-like isoform X5 is translated as MLDIKSSSFSWTTLSSLHRTEHSGSGEHSEDEMNKALEVTVNSGGVVFFALFNQPENDEHCSTEAAVVIKFSSSRMATQSELLGYEFAKWLGVPTPQARIIHNVSSEWLEIKEAAEKVKDAAIIQGNELAEMTCSELLEALELSRCLLLMNYVHGSPLLESSNAFESQEAAGKTAAALGRILMLDLVIRNEDRLPCRHLRWRGNYANLLLAEKLTSANNDALEVAFDSAIKRYRPKVIRALQKEIRATSVDSVFNLSHPGLVSQGSDVSNTAESTTSLTLNESTSSDLYIVAIDNVVPRRPPAGKRANDQANYPKLIELLLNSSEYASQLLHEITGGKLKSSQLVTDANDFRGIEINSAIHEFRSGFRAALRDLQGFHMFLLTLHQKLDGLLRAFLNVLNRSSGDLDKEDPAVPESPAQAKGTEVPCPSLPSRDWILGEDNLDLNDSETQKIALRIPSSGSKESSDTCSPISRDCSYGKLSKGSGEPLHSLRLTAKIRDFHRFAKVDTESSKELQQWNDMLKNDAVKLCQENNFITGFFEGSDNNCVVDAYELKVRLEHILERIGLISNSANTEKPSAISATLFIGGALAARSVYTLQHLGIAHILCLCSNEIGQSDSQFPELFEYRNFSIYDIEDANIRDIFQEAHDFIDHVEQIGGKVLVHCFEGKSRSATLVLAYLMLRKNFTLLEAWNALKRVHRRAQPNDGFARILLDLDQKLHGRVSMEWQQRRPTMKVCPICGKNAGLSSSSLKLHLQKAHRKLSSGSVDSAMNMEIQKALDALKISRGGSVSPTQRQTHSMIDE
- the LOC140808920 gene encoding dual specificity protein phosphatase PHS1-like isoform X2, whose translation is MAANQAEDSCFSQKEDEEKDVDIGNDALEAPLPLTATSRVLYMLGDITAGPAYRFAQWLELVRKRSSKYPASGFPHRPHSTQGISGGNNLDLKTCPPSEQTAEISLWERLGKAGMLDIKSSSFSWTTLSSLHRTEHSGSGEHSEDEMNKALEVTVNSGGVVFFALFNQPENDEHCSTEAAVVIKFSSSRMATQSELLGYEFAKWLGVPTPQARIIHNVSSEWLEIKEAAEKVKDAAIIQGNELAEMTCSELLEALELSRCLLLMNYVHGSPLLESSNAFESQEAAGKTAAALGRILMLDLVIRNEDRLPCRHLRWRGNYANLLLAEKLTSANNDALEVAFDSAIKRYRPKVIRALQKEIRATSVDSVFNLSHPGLVSQGSDVSNTAESTTSLTLNESTSSDLYIVAIDNVVPRRPPAGKRANDQANYPKLIELLLNSSEYASQLLHEITGGKLKSSQLVTDANDFRGIEINSAIHEFRSGFRAALRDLQGFHMFLLTLHQKLDGLLRAFLNVLNRSSGDLDKEDPAVPESPAQAKGTEVPCPSLPSRDWILGEDNLDLNDSETQKIALRIPSSGSKESSDTCSPISRDCSYGKLSKGSGEPLHSLRLTAKIRDFHRFAKVDTESSKELQQWNDMLKNDAVKLCQENNFITGFFEGSDNNCVVDAYELKVRLEHILERIGLISNSANTEKPSAISATLFIGGALAARSVYTLQHLGIAHILCLCSNEIGQSDSQFPELFEYRNFSIYDIEDANIRDIFQEAHDFIDHVEQIGGKVLVHCFEGKSRSATLVLAYLMLRKNFTLLEAWNALKRVHRRAQPNDGFARILLDLDQKLHGRVSMEWQQRRPTMKVCPICGKNAGLSSSSLKLHLQKAHRKLSSGSVDSAMNMEIQKALDALKISRGGSVSPTQRQTHSMIDE
- the LOC140808920 gene encoding dual specificity protein phosphatase PHS1-like isoform X4; its protein translation is MAANQAEDSCFSQKEDEEKDVDIGNDALEAPLPLTATSRVLYMLGDITAGPAYRFAQWLELVRKRSSKYPASGFPHRPHSTQGMSVCSGGNNLDLKTCPPSEQTAEISLWERLGKAGMLDIKSSSFSWTTLSSLHRTEHSGSGEHSEDEMNKALEVTVNSGGVVFFALFNQPENDEHCSTEAAVVIKFSSSRMATQSELLGYEFAKWLGVPTPQARIIHNVSSEWLEIKEAAEKVKDAAIIQGNELAEMTCSELLEALELSRCLLLMNYVHGSPLLESSNAFESQEAAGKTAAALGRILMLDLVIRNEDRLPCRHLRWRGNYANLLLAEKLTSANNDALEVAFDSAIKRYRPKVIRALQKEIRATSVDSVFNLSHPGLVSQGSDVSNTAESTTSLTLNESTSSDLYIVAIDNVVPRRPPAGKRANDQANYPKLIELLLNSSEYASQLLHEITGGKLKSSQLVTDANDFRGIEINSAIHEFRSGFRAALRDLQGFHMFLLTLHQKLDGLLRAFLNVLNRSSGDLDKEDPAVPESPAQAKGTEVPCPSLPSRDWILGEDNLDLNDSETQKIALRIPSSGSKESSDTCSPISRDCSYGKLSKGSGEPLHSLRLTAKIRDFHRFAKVDTESSKELQQWNDMLKNDAVKLCQENNFITGFFEGSDNNCVVDAYELKVRLEHILERIGLISNSANTEKPSAISATLFIGGALAARSVYTLQHLGIAHILCLCSNEIGQSDSQFPELFEYRNFSIYDIEDANIRDIFQEAHDFIDHVEQIGGKVLVHCFEGKSRSATLVLAYLMLRKNFTLLEAWNALKRVHRRAQPNDGFARILLDLDQKLHGRVSMEWQQRRPTMKAAWTVP
- the LOC140808920 gene encoding dual specificity protein phosphatase PHS1-like isoform X1, giving the protein MAANQAEDSCFSQKEDEEKDVDIGNDALEAPLPLTATSRVLYMLGDITAGPAYRFAQWLELVRKRSSKYPASGFPHRPHSTQGMSVCSGGNNLDLKTCPPSEQTAEISLWERLGKAGMLDIKSSSFSWTTLSSLHRTEHSGSGEHSEDEMNKALEVTVNSGGVVFFALFNQPENDEHCSTEAAVVIKFSSSRMATQSELLGYEFAKWLGVPTPQARIIHNVSSEWLEIKEAAEKVKDAAIIQGNELAEMTCSELLEALELSRCLLLMNYVHGSPLLESSNAFESQEAAGKTAAALGRILMLDLVIRNEDRLPCRHLRWRGNYANLLLAEKLTSANNDALEVAFDSAIKRYRPKVIRALQKEIRATSVDSVFNLSHPGLVSQGSDVSNTAESTTSLTLNESTSSDLYIVAIDNVVPRRPPAGKRANDQANYPKLIELLLNSSEYASQLLHEITGGKLKSSQLVTDANDFRGIEINSAIHEFRSGFRAALRDLQGFHMFLLTLHQKLDGLLRAFLNVLNRSSGDLDKEDPAVPESPAQAKGTEVPCPSLPSRDWILGEDNLDLNDSETQKIALRIPSSGSKESSDTCSPISRDCSYGKLSKGSGEPLHSLRLTAKIRDFHRFAKVDTESSKELQQWNDMLKNDAVKLCQENNFITGFFEGSDNNCVVDAYELKVRLEHILERIGLISNSANTEKPSAISATLFIGGALAARSVYTLQHLGIAHILCLCSNEIGQSDSQFPELFEYRNFSIYDIEDANIRDIFQEAHDFIDHVEQIGGKVLVHCFEGKSRSATLVLAYLMLRKNFTLLEAWNALKRVHRRAQPNDGFARILLDLDQKLHGRVSMEWQQRRPTMKVCPICGKNAGLSSSSLKLHLQKAHRKLSSGSVDSAMNMEIQKALDALKISRGGSVSPTQRQTHSMIDE
- the LOC140808920 gene encoding dual specificity protein phosphatase PHS1-like isoform X3, translating into MMRWKLHCRSQPLQGFCICWGTLQPDPLIGLRSGWNWSVNGAASIRPQASPIDLTALRACLFGWCSGGNNLDLKTCPPSEQTAEISLWERLGKAGMLDIKSSSFSWTTLSSLHRTEHSGSGEHSEDEMNKALEVTVNSGGVVFFALFNQPENDEHCSTEAAVVIKFSSSRMATQSELLGYEFAKWLGVPTPQARIIHNVSSEWLEIKEAAEKVKDAAIIQGNELAEMTCSELLEALELSRCLLLMNYVHGSPLLESSNAFESQEAAGKTAAALGRILMLDLVIRNEDRLPCRHLRWRGNYANLLLAEKLTSANNDALEVAFDSAIKRYRPKVIRALQKEIRATSVDSVFNLSHPGLVSQGSDVSNTAESTTSLTLNESTSSDLYIVAIDNVVPRRPPAGKRANDQANYPKLIELLLNSSEYASQLLHEITGGKLKSSQLVTDANDFRGIEINSAIHEFRSGFRAALRDLQGFHMFLLTLHQKLDGLLRAFLNVLNRSSGDLDKEDPAVPESPAQAKGTEVPCPSLPSRDWILGEDNLDLNDSETQKIALRIPSSGSKESSDTCSPISRDCSYGKLSKGSGEPLHSLRLTAKIRDFHRFAKVDTESSKELQQWNDMLKNDAVKLCQENNFITGFFEGSDNNCVVDAYELKVRLEHILERIGLISNSANTEKPSAISATLFIGGALAARSVYTLQHLGIAHILCLCSNEIGQSDSQFPELFEYRNFSIYDIEDANIRDIFQEAHDFIDHVEQIGGKVLVHCFEGKSRSATLVLAYLMLRKNFTLLEAWNALKRVHRRAQPNDGFARILLDLDQKLHGRVSMEWQQRRPTMKVCPICGKNAGLSSSSLKLHLQKAHRKLSSGSVDSAMNMEIQKALDALKISRGGSVSPTQRQTHSMIDE